The following proteins come from a genomic window of Zonotrichia albicollis isolate bZonAlb1 chromosome 12, bZonAlb1.hap1, whole genome shotgun sequence:
- the USP19 gene encoding ubiquitin carboxyl-terminal hydrolase 19 isoform X3, whose amino-acid sequence MSSSTNAPGQRRASRGLDDATNKKKQKDRANQESKEVSRPELEQAETAQEKDSEEELLMDWKQNADEIIIKLNLGTGALKAEDVRADFTDTDCVVKLPDGRQWSCQFYEEIESSCSKIQCKKGNFLQLVLQKKIPLHNWSSLLKKRKDGSKEVAKGAVCWENGKEKAASAELTPEEPKAEGTEPPRSRREPSNPKRAPGRSEVLGGKSPASPGTQSGPSAKRAVYLKVAPTEEEPNARVSGGTEPSKGHGTRAGSRRNGRTSQADAPAALADLALPLEKAVVLAKESVPVEMPPLAATTEVLPHRVATCVEKRVLQPGSPTEALRSRDCLPVLGESSKAVPVATPPMGRDGEKRDWSKDDVALEAAADEPEPFVSLTFVKNDSYEKGNDLVVVHVYVKEIHKETSKVLFREQDFTLVFQTSDTNFLRLHPGCGPHTVFRWQVKLRNLIEPDQCTYNFTVSRIDVCLKKRQSQRWGGLEAPATRGAVGGAKVAMPTGPTPLDKNPPGSNQHPLSSKEEARTSDKEKPRVEDGALDGVAARTAPEHLAVKQEPHIPSPKPTCMVPPMTHSPVSAESVEDDEDEDEKKKVCLPGFTGLVNLGNTCFMNSVIQSLSNTRELRDYFHDRSFESEINYNNPLGTGGRLAIGFAMLLRALWKGTHHAFQPSKLKAIVASKASQFTGYAQHDAQEFMAFLLDGLHEDLNRIQNKPYTETVDSDGRPDEVVAEEAWQRHKMRNDSFIVDLFQGQYKSKLVCPMCSKVSITFDPFLYLPVPLPQKQKVLTVYYFAKEPHKKPIKFLVSISKENSSAMEVLDSVAHSVRVKPENLRLAEVIKNHFHRMFLPSNSLDTVSPTDLLLCFEVLSPELAKERVVELQVQQRPQVPSGPVAKCAACQKKQLPEDEKLKRCTRCYRVGYCNVACQKTHWPDHKASCRPENIGFPFLISVPESRLTYARLAQLLEGYARYSVSVFQPPFQLGRMSPEQGLQPLHSDKLEPLAKSSCAAATSAPELGDGDRVSSLPQEPPLSPAVPELQPEMGDTTTVRSKALTARSSLLSLDSGFSEHMESQGDSCCEKEPSYERALKPEAAIPGYQHTPDSLSARATQFYITKIDAANREHKLEDKGDIPLDLTDDCSLALVWKNNERLKEFVLVESKELECVEDPGSASEAARAGHFTLEQCLNLFTKPEVLAPEEAWYCPKCKQHREASKQLMLWRLPNVLIIQLKRFSFRSFIWRDKINDMVDFPVRSLDLSKFCIGRKGEQQLPMYDLYAVINHYGGMIGGHYTAYARLPNDKNSQRSDVGWRLFDDSTVTTVDESQVVTRYAYVLFYRRRNSPVERPLPGHPSDHRAERTPSAEAAASQELEAEEQELQLEAPQRPARNSWRPCGQKRSPGTPQHPDEGCVRYFVLATTAAIVALFLNVFYPLIYQPRWR is encoded by the exons ATGTCCAGCAGCACAAATGCCCCTGGCCAGAGGAGAGCGTCTCGGGGCTTGGATGATGCCACCAACAAGAAGAAGCAAAAGGAtcgagccaatcaggaaagcaAGGAAG TGTCTCGCCCTGAGCTCGAGCAGGCTGAGACTGCCCAGGAGAAGGACTCAGAGGAGG AGCTGCTGATGGACTGGAAGCAGAATGCCGATGAGATCATTATCAAGTTGAATTTGGGCACTGGAGCTCTGAAGGCAGAGGATGTACGTGCTGATTTCACTGACACGGACTGTGTGGTCAAACTACCAG ACGGGCGCCAGTGGAGCTGTCAGTTCTATGAGGAGATTGAGAGCTCCTGCAGCAAGATCCAGTGCAAGAAGGGCAACTTTCTCCAGCTTGTGCTGCAGAAGAAGATCCCACTCCATAACTGGTCTTCACTTCTG aaaaaaaggaaagacgGATCCAAAGAAGTGGCCAAAGGGGCTGTGTGCTGGGAGAACGGGAAGGAGAAGgctgcttctgcagagctgaccCCTGAAGAGCCGAAGGCTGAAGGCACAGAGCCACCGAGATCCCGGCGGGAGCCCTCCAACCCCAAGCGTGCTCCAGGAAGGAGCGAGGTCCTGGGAGGGAAgagcccagccagcccagggacacagagtggccccagtgccaagcgGGCAGTGTACCTCAAAGTGGCTCCCACGGAAGAGGAGCCGAATGCCCGGGTCAgcgggggcacagagcccagcaagGGGCACGGCACGAGGGCCGGCAGCCGCCGCAACGGCAGAACCAGCCAGGCTGATGCACCCGCGGCCCTGGCAGACCTCGCGCTGCCACTCGAGAAG GCTGTGGTTTTGGCCAAAGAGAGTGTTCCCGTGGAGATGCCACCTCTTGCAGCTACCACAGAGGTGCTCCCCCATCGTGTTGCCACCTGTGTTGAGAAGAGagtcctgcagccaggcagccctACTGAGGCCTTGCGGAGCCGGGACTGCCTGCCCGTCCTGGGAGAGAGCTCTAAGGCTGTACCAGTGGCCAcccctcccatgggcagggatggtgAGAAGAGGGACTGGTCCAAGGACGACGTGgctctggaagcagcagctgatg AGCCAGAGCCTTTTGTAAGCCTGACCTTTGTCAAGAATGACTCATATGAGAAGGGCAATGATCTGGTGGTGGTGCATGTCTATGTGAAGGAGATCCACAAGGAGACATCCAAGGTGTTGTTCCGGGAACAAGACTTCACACTAGTGTTCCAGACGAG TGATACGAACTTCCTTCGTCTCCATCCTGGCTGTGGGCCCCACACGGTGTTCCGGTGGCAGGTGAAGCTCAG GAACCTTATTGAGCCGGACCAATGCACGTACAACTTCACGGTGTCTCGCATCGATGTCTGCCTGAAGAAACGCCAGAGCCAGCGCTGGGGGGGGCTGGAGGCTCCAGCCACACGAG GTGCAGTGGGTGgtgcaaaggttgccatgcctACAGGCCCTACCCCTCTGGATAAGAACCCTCCGGGCAGTAACCAGCACCCCCTCTCCAGCAAGGAAGAGGCCCGAACCAGCGACAAAGAGAAGCCACGTGTGGAAGATGGGGCTCTGGATGGTGTGGCAGCCCGTACGGCCCCAGAGCACTTGGCAGTGAAGCAAGAGCCACACATTCCTTCG CCCAAACCAACATGTATGGTGCCACCAATGACACACAGCCCAGTGAGTGCCGAGAGcgtggaggatgatgaggatgaggatgagaaGAAGAAGGTCTGCCTGCCTGGCTTCACAGGTCTGGTGAACCTGGGCAACACCTGCTTCATGAACAGCGTCATCCAGTCCCTGTCCAACACCCGGGAGCTGCGTGACTACTTCCATG ATCGGTCCTTTGAGTCAGAAATCAACTATAACAACCCACTGGGGACGGGTGGACGCCTGGCCATCGGCTTTGCCATGCTGCTCAGAGCGCTGTGGAAGGGCACACACCATGCCTTCCAGCCCTCTAAACTGAAG GCAATTGTGGCCAGCAAGGCCAGCCAGTTCACTGGCTATGCCCAGCATGATGCTCAGGAGTTCATGGCCTTCCTGCTCGATGGCCTGCACGAGGACCTCAACCGCATCCAGAACAAGCCCTACACAGAGACTGTTGACTCGGATGGGAGGCCTGATGAG GTGGTAGCTGAGGAGGCTTGGCAACGACACAAGATGAGGAATGACTCGTTCATAGTAGACCTCTTCCAGGGCCAGTACAAATCCAAGCTCGTCTGCCCAATGTGCTCCAAG GTGTCTATTACCTTTGACCCCTTCCTGTATCTCCCCGTGCCCCTCCCACAGAAGCAAAAAGTGCTGACTGTCTACTACTTTGCAAAGGAGCCACACAAGAAACCCATCAAG TTCCTCGTGAGTATCAGCAAGGAGAACTCCAGTGCCATGGAGGTGCTTGACTCAGTTGCCCACAGTGTGCGTGTGAAACCAGAGAACCTGCGCCTGGCAGAG GTGATCAAGAATCACTTCCACCGCATGTTCCTGCCCTCTAACTCACTAGACACAGTCTCGCCAACGgacctgctgctgtgctttgaggtgctgtccccagagctggccAAGGAGCGTGTGGTGGAGCTGCAGGTCCAGCAG CGTCCACAGGTGCCCAGTGGCCCTGTTGCCAAGTGTGCAGCCTGCCAGAagaagcagctgccagaggaTGAGAAGCTCAAGCGCTGCACGAGGTGCTATCGAGTTGGTTACTGCAACGT GGCATGTCAGAAAACACACTGGCCAGACCACAAGGCTTCGTGCCGTCCTGAGAACATCGGTTTTCCCTTCCTCATCAGCGTGCCCGAGTCCCGCCTCACCTACGCCCgcctggcccagctgctggagggctATGCCAG GTACTCAGTCAGCGTGTTCCAGCCTCCGTTCCAGTTGGGCCGGATGTCAccggagcaggggctgcagccgcTGCACTCGGACAAGCTGGAGcccctggccaagagcagctgtgcagcagcCACCTCTGCCCCCGAGCtgggagatggggacagggttTCCAGCCTCCCTCAGGAGCCCCCGCtctccccagctgtgcctgagctgcagccagagaTGGGGGATACTACCACTGTCCGGAGCAAGGCCCTGACAGCCAGGAGTTCCCTCCTGAGCTTGGATTCAGGGTTCTCTGAGCACATGGAGTCACAGGGTGACAGCTGTTGTGAGAAGGAGCCATCCTATGAGAGAGCCCTCAAGCCAGAAG CTGCCATCCCTGGGTACCAACACACTCCAGACTCACTGAGTGCCCGCGCCACGCAGTTCTACATCACTAAGATCGACGCTGCCAACCGAGAGCACAAGCTGGAAGATAAAG GTGACATCCCCCTGGATCTGACAGACGACTGCTCCCTTGCCCTGGTGTGGAAGAACAATGAGCGCCTCAAGGAATTCGTGTTGGTAGAATCCAAGGAGTTGGAGTGTGTGGAGGATCCAGGCTCAGCCAGCGAAGCAGCCCGGGCTGGCCACTTCACCCTGGAGCAGTGCCTCAATCTCTTCACGAAGCCTGAAGTCCTGGCCCCAGAGGAAGCGTG GTACTGCCCCAAGTGCAAGCAGCACCGCGAGGCTTCcaagcagctgatgctgtggCGGCTGCCCAACGTCCTCATCATCCAGCTCAAGCGCTTCTCCTTCCGCAGCTTTATTTGGAGGGACAAGATCAATGACATGGTGGACTTTCCTGTCCG GAGTCTGGACCTGAGCAAGTTCTGCATTGGTCGGAagggtgagcagcagctgcctatGTATGACCTGTATGCTGTGATCAACCACTATGGAGGCATGATTGGAGGGCACTACACAGCGTACGCCCGCCTGCCCAACGACAAGAACAGCCAGCGCAGCGACGTGG GCTGGCGGCTCTTTGATGACAGCACAGTCACCACGGTGGATGAGAGCCAGGTGGTGACCAGATACGCCTATGTCCTCTTCTACCGCCGGAGGAACTCTCCTGTGGAGAGACCCCTGCCAGGACATCCCTCAGACCACCGCGCCGAGCGCACCCCCTCTGCCgaagctgctgccagccag GAACTGGAGGCTGAAGAACAAGAGCTGCAGCTTGAGGCACCCCAAAGGCCTGCAAGAAACTCTTGGAGGCCCTGTGGCCAGAAGCGAAGTCCGGGCACCCCCCAGCACCCAGATGAAGGCTGCGTCAGATACTTTGTCCTGGCCACCACGGCTGCAATTGTGGCTCTCTTCCTGAACGTCTTCTACCCACTCATTTACCAGCCCCGCTGGAGATAG
- the USP19 gene encoding ubiquitin carboxyl-terminal hydrolase 19 isoform X2, which produces MSSSTNAPGQRRASRGLDDATNKKKQKDRANQESKEVSRPELEQAETAQEKDSEEELLMDWKQNADEIIIKLNLGTGALKAEDVRADFTDTDCVVKLPDGRQWSCQFYEEIESSCSKIQCKKGNFLQLVLQKKIPLHNWSSLLKKRKDGSKEVAKGAVCWENGKEKAASAELTPEEPKAEGTEPPRSRREPSNPKRAPGRSEVLGGKSPASPGTQSGPSAKRAVYLKVAPTEEEPNARVSGGTEPSKGHGTRAGSRRNGRTSQADAPAALADLALPLEKAVVLAKESVPVEMPPLAATTEVLPHRVATCVEKRVLQPGSPTEALRSRDCLPVLGESSKAVPVATPPMGRDGEKRDWSKDDVALEAAADEPEPFVSLTFVKNDSYEKGNDLVVVHVYVKEIHKETSKVLFREQDFTLVFQTSDTNFLRLHPGCGPHTVFRWQVKLRNLIEPDQCTYNFTVSRIDVCLKKRQSQRWGGLEAPATRVGGAKVAMPTGPTPLDKNPPGSNQHPLSSKEEARTSDKEKPRVEDGALDGVAARTAPEHLAVKQEPHIPSPKPTCMVPPMTHSPVSAESVEDDEDEDEKKKVCLPGFTGLVNLGNTCFMNSVIQSLSNTRELRDYFHDRSFESEINYNNPLGTGGRLAIGFAMLLRALWKGTHHAFQPSKLKAIVASKASQFTGYAQHDAQEFMAFLLDGLHEDLNRIQNKPYTETVDSDGRPDEVVAEEAWQRHKMRNDSFIVDLFQGQYKSKLVCPMCSKVSITFDPFLYLPVPLPQKQKVLTVYYFAKEPHKKPIKFLVSISKENSSAMEVLDSVAHSVRVKPENLRLAEVIKNHFHRMFLPSNSLDTVSPTDLLLCFEVLSPELAKERVVELQVQQRPQVPSGPVAKCAACQKKQLPEDEKLKRCTRCYRVGYCNVACQKTHWPDHKASCRPENIGFPFLISVPESRLTYARLAQLLEGYARYSVSVFQPPFQLGRMSPEQGLQPLHSDKLEPLAKSSCAAATSAPELGDGDRVSSLPQEPPLSPAVPELQPEMGDTTTVRSKALTARSSLLSLDSGFSEHMESQGDSCCEKEPSYERALKPEAAIPGYQHTPDSLSARATQFYITKIDAANREHKLEDKGDIPLDLTDDCSLALVWKNNERLKEFVLVESKELECVEDPGSASEAARAGHFTLEQCLNLFTKPEVLAPEEAWYCPKCKQHREASKQLMLWRLPNVLIIQLKRFSFRSFIWRDKINDMVDFPVRSLDLSKFCIGRKGEQQLPMYDLYAVINHYGGMIGGHYTAYARLPNDKNSQRSDVGWRLFDDSTVTTVDESQVVTRYAYVLFYRRRNSPVERPLPGHPSDHRAERTPSAEAAASQASLIWQELEAEEQELQLEAPQRPARNSWRPCGQKRSPGTPQHPDEGCVRYFVLATTAAIVALFLNVFYPLIYQPRWR; this is translated from the exons ATGTCCAGCAGCACAAATGCCCCTGGCCAGAGGAGAGCGTCTCGGGGCTTGGATGATGCCACCAACAAGAAGAAGCAAAAGGAtcgagccaatcaggaaagcaAGGAAG TGTCTCGCCCTGAGCTCGAGCAGGCTGAGACTGCCCAGGAGAAGGACTCAGAGGAGG AGCTGCTGATGGACTGGAAGCAGAATGCCGATGAGATCATTATCAAGTTGAATTTGGGCACTGGAGCTCTGAAGGCAGAGGATGTACGTGCTGATTTCACTGACACGGACTGTGTGGTCAAACTACCAG ACGGGCGCCAGTGGAGCTGTCAGTTCTATGAGGAGATTGAGAGCTCCTGCAGCAAGATCCAGTGCAAGAAGGGCAACTTTCTCCAGCTTGTGCTGCAGAAGAAGATCCCACTCCATAACTGGTCTTCACTTCTG aaaaaaaggaaagacgGATCCAAAGAAGTGGCCAAAGGGGCTGTGTGCTGGGAGAACGGGAAGGAGAAGgctgcttctgcagagctgaccCCTGAAGAGCCGAAGGCTGAAGGCACAGAGCCACCGAGATCCCGGCGGGAGCCCTCCAACCCCAAGCGTGCTCCAGGAAGGAGCGAGGTCCTGGGAGGGAAgagcccagccagcccagggacacagagtggccccagtgccaagcgGGCAGTGTACCTCAAAGTGGCTCCCACGGAAGAGGAGCCGAATGCCCGGGTCAgcgggggcacagagcccagcaagGGGCACGGCACGAGGGCCGGCAGCCGCCGCAACGGCAGAACCAGCCAGGCTGATGCACCCGCGGCCCTGGCAGACCTCGCGCTGCCACTCGAGAAG GCTGTGGTTTTGGCCAAAGAGAGTGTTCCCGTGGAGATGCCACCTCTTGCAGCTACCACAGAGGTGCTCCCCCATCGTGTTGCCACCTGTGTTGAGAAGAGagtcctgcagccaggcagccctACTGAGGCCTTGCGGAGCCGGGACTGCCTGCCCGTCCTGGGAGAGAGCTCTAAGGCTGTACCAGTGGCCAcccctcccatgggcagggatggtgAGAAGAGGGACTGGTCCAAGGACGACGTGgctctggaagcagcagctgatg AGCCAGAGCCTTTTGTAAGCCTGACCTTTGTCAAGAATGACTCATATGAGAAGGGCAATGATCTGGTGGTGGTGCATGTCTATGTGAAGGAGATCCACAAGGAGACATCCAAGGTGTTGTTCCGGGAACAAGACTTCACACTAGTGTTCCAGACGAG TGATACGAACTTCCTTCGTCTCCATCCTGGCTGTGGGCCCCACACGGTGTTCCGGTGGCAGGTGAAGCTCAG GAACCTTATTGAGCCGGACCAATGCACGTACAACTTCACGGTGTCTCGCATCGATGTCTGCCTGAAGAAACGCCAGAGCCAGCGCTGGGGGGGGCTGGAGGCTCCAGCCACACGAG TGGGTGgtgcaaaggttgccatgcctACAGGCCCTACCCCTCTGGATAAGAACCCTCCGGGCAGTAACCAGCACCCCCTCTCCAGCAAGGAAGAGGCCCGAACCAGCGACAAAGAGAAGCCACGTGTGGAAGATGGGGCTCTGGATGGTGTGGCAGCCCGTACGGCCCCAGAGCACTTGGCAGTGAAGCAAGAGCCACACATTCCTTCG CCCAAACCAACATGTATGGTGCCACCAATGACACACAGCCCAGTGAGTGCCGAGAGcgtggaggatgatgaggatgaggatgagaaGAAGAAGGTCTGCCTGCCTGGCTTCACAGGTCTGGTGAACCTGGGCAACACCTGCTTCATGAACAGCGTCATCCAGTCCCTGTCCAACACCCGGGAGCTGCGTGACTACTTCCATG ATCGGTCCTTTGAGTCAGAAATCAACTATAACAACCCACTGGGGACGGGTGGACGCCTGGCCATCGGCTTTGCCATGCTGCTCAGAGCGCTGTGGAAGGGCACACACCATGCCTTCCAGCCCTCTAAACTGAAG GCAATTGTGGCCAGCAAGGCCAGCCAGTTCACTGGCTATGCCCAGCATGATGCTCAGGAGTTCATGGCCTTCCTGCTCGATGGCCTGCACGAGGACCTCAACCGCATCCAGAACAAGCCCTACACAGAGACTGTTGACTCGGATGGGAGGCCTGATGAG GTGGTAGCTGAGGAGGCTTGGCAACGACACAAGATGAGGAATGACTCGTTCATAGTAGACCTCTTCCAGGGCCAGTACAAATCCAAGCTCGTCTGCCCAATGTGCTCCAAG GTGTCTATTACCTTTGACCCCTTCCTGTATCTCCCCGTGCCCCTCCCACAGAAGCAAAAAGTGCTGACTGTCTACTACTTTGCAAAGGAGCCACACAAGAAACCCATCAAG TTCCTCGTGAGTATCAGCAAGGAGAACTCCAGTGCCATGGAGGTGCTTGACTCAGTTGCCCACAGTGTGCGTGTGAAACCAGAGAACCTGCGCCTGGCAGAG GTGATCAAGAATCACTTCCACCGCATGTTCCTGCCCTCTAACTCACTAGACACAGTCTCGCCAACGgacctgctgctgtgctttgaggtgctgtccccagagctggccAAGGAGCGTGTGGTGGAGCTGCAGGTCCAGCAG CGTCCACAGGTGCCCAGTGGCCCTGTTGCCAAGTGTGCAGCCTGCCAGAagaagcagctgccagaggaTGAGAAGCTCAAGCGCTGCACGAGGTGCTATCGAGTTGGTTACTGCAACGT GGCATGTCAGAAAACACACTGGCCAGACCACAAGGCTTCGTGCCGTCCTGAGAACATCGGTTTTCCCTTCCTCATCAGCGTGCCCGAGTCCCGCCTCACCTACGCCCgcctggcccagctgctggagggctATGCCAG GTACTCAGTCAGCGTGTTCCAGCCTCCGTTCCAGTTGGGCCGGATGTCAccggagcaggggctgcagccgcTGCACTCGGACAAGCTGGAGcccctggccaagagcagctgtgcagcagcCACCTCTGCCCCCGAGCtgggagatggggacagggttTCCAGCCTCCCTCAGGAGCCCCCGCtctccccagctgtgcctgagctgcagccagagaTGGGGGATACTACCACTGTCCGGAGCAAGGCCCTGACAGCCAGGAGTTCCCTCCTGAGCTTGGATTCAGGGTTCTCTGAGCACATGGAGTCACAGGGTGACAGCTGTTGTGAGAAGGAGCCATCCTATGAGAGAGCCCTCAAGCCAGAAG CTGCCATCCCTGGGTACCAACACACTCCAGACTCACTGAGTGCCCGCGCCACGCAGTTCTACATCACTAAGATCGACGCTGCCAACCGAGAGCACAAGCTGGAAGATAAAG GTGACATCCCCCTGGATCTGACAGACGACTGCTCCCTTGCCCTGGTGTGGAAGAACAATGAGCGCCTCAAGGAATTCGTGTTGGTAGAATCCAAGGAGTTGGAGTGTGTGGAGGATCCAGGCTCAGCCAGCGAAGCAGCCCGGGCTGGCCACTTCACCCTGGAGCAGTGCCTCAATCTCTTCACGAAGCCTGAAGTCCTGGCCCCAGAGGAAGCGTG GTACTGCCCCAAGTGCAAGCAGCACCGCGAGGCTTCcaagcagctgatgctgtggCGGCTGCCCAACGTCCTCATCATCCAGCTCAAGCGCTTCTCCTTCCGCAGCTTTATTTGGAGGGACAAGATCAATGACATGGTGGACTTTCCTGTCCG GAGTCTGGACCTGAGCAAGTTCTGCATTGGTCGGAagggtgagcagcagctgcctatGTATGACCTGTATGCTGTGATCAACCACTATGGAGGCATGATTGGAGGGCACTACACAGCGTACGCCCGCCTGCCCAACGACAAGAACAGCCAGCGCAGCGACGTGG GCTGGCGGCTCTTTGATGACAGCACAGTCACCACGGTGGATGAGAGCCAGGTGGTGACCAGATACGCCTATGTCCTCTTCTACCGCCGGAGGAACTCTCCTGTGGAGAGACCCCTGCCAGGACATCCCTCAGACCACCGCGCCGAGCGCACCCCCTCTGCCgaagctgctgccagccag GCTTCTCTGATCTGGCAGGAACTGGAGGCTGAAGAACAAGAGCTGCAGCTTGAGGCACCCCAAAGGCCTGCAAGAAACTCTTGGAGGCCCTGTGGCCAGAAGCGAAGTCCGGGCACCCCCCAGCACCCAGATGAAGGCTGCGTCAGATACTTTGTCCTGGCCACCACGGCTGCAATTGTGGCTCTCTTCCTGAACGTCTTCTACCCACTCATTTACCAGCCCCGCTGGAGATAG